GTCAAATATAGGGGCGCCAATCATCCCCATATCATTTGCTTTTTCATCAAATACTGAGATGAACTGAAATACCCGTTTTCTATTTATTAAACTCTTCGCAAATCCAGATACATAGACACCAGCACATTTTGTGGGATTTGCGTTAGTGTTTGCAGTTTTATAATTCCGGTCACTGCGAAACCGTAGTTGCACTAAATCGGTATCCGGTATTTCTTCAATATCTCCATCTGGAGAAATCTGTATTTTTTGGCGTTTACCACTTTCGTCAAACACCGGAGTAATAATGTTATATTGCTGAGTTTTATTCTGAACTATTTGCTTGGCTGTCAGCACAACATAAATATTCTTTCCGCCTTTGGTCTCGCGATTAATAATTACTCCAGAACCCGCAACACCATTGCTAGCTTCAATTCTGACTACAGTTTCTCTAGCAATTTGAGCAATTTGGTTGGATGGTAAGGTTTCTAGCGCCAAAACTGGACTAGCTATAAATACTATTGCTGCACTAACTACAGAACTTGGTAATAAATACCGATTTAACATGATTTTTTTCTCCTTGATAAGTAATTCGACGCCATTAAACAAATCTTTTTTTGTTCGCATTCAGGGCTGTAGCTCCAATACTGCTCGGTTAAGCTCAAAAAACTTAAAATTCGTAGGTTTGGTTGAGGAACGAAACCCAACCTACGATTTTCCTTAACTCATTGCGTCTCGCAATGACAAGTATTTATCAAAACATGATATAAATCATCCCAAATAATGAATAGAGTTTCACCGTTAAATTATACATTTTCCTACATTATATATTTTGCATAAAATTAGATAAATCTCCTGATATATTAAGATTAGGCTGATATTATTTTTCTTTTTATAAAAAGCTTGTTGGTTTTTTAGTTAACAATAAATATAGAAAAAATCCGATAATATTTGTTACGTGAGAGTTTATGTTTTCTATCGCCAGATATTATTAACAATTTAAATTTAAGGGAGAAAATTGTATGCGCTTTAGTTTACAGTTTGCTTGGAGTTTACTGTTAGTTCCCAGCGCTTTGTTACTTGTGGGTACATCGCCCAGTTATGCGGAGTTGGTGAGTCAATCTGTGACATCGAAGCCAGAAAATCAAAATAATCCTTGTCAGCAACCCTTTGAGTTACCACAAGATTCTCCAGAGACCGATAACTCAGAAACATTACCTGCTCCAGATACTAAAGATATTCCCATTGAAGATATTAAGATAATCGGCAGCACAATTTTAACTGAAGCTGACTGGAATCAATATATTCAGCCATCAAAGACCCAAAAACTAGCAACTCAGAAAAGAATCAATGAAATTGCTAATGCTATCACCGATTTATATCTGAAGAAAGGCTATGTTTATTCCAGAGCAATTCCTCCAGACATAACAAAAATTCAGGATGGTATTGTCGAAATTAAAGTAATTGAAGGGAGTTTAAAACCAGAAGATATTTGTATTGAAGGCGCACAACGGATAAATCTTGAATATGTGCGATCGCGGATTGCTTTAGGTGCGGGTAAACCACTTTCAACCGCTAATTTAGAAGAACAATTAAGGTTACTACGCGCTGACCCTCTATTTGAAAATATCGAAGCTAGTTTACGCCTAGGAACTCAAGAAGGTCAACGGATTTTGCGAGTGCGAGTTACTGAGGCTCAACCAATTAATGTCGCCTTAAGTTTTGATAATTATTCGCCCCCTAGCGTCGGTTCCGAAAGATTAGGAGTTAGCGCTATTTATCGTAACCCAACAGGCGCCGGCGATGAACTAGCTGCTGCTTATTACCGCACCACAACCAACGGCTCAAATATTTATGATTTTAGCTATAAAGTGCCAATAAATGCCATGAATGGCACATTGCAATTACGAACTGCAATTAACAATAACCAAGTCACTCAATCGCCTTTTGACACTTTGAAAATTCGGGGAGAATCTCAACTATCAGAAATTACTTATCGTCAACCATTAGAACGGTCAACGCGAAAAGAATTTGCTTTATACTTAGGCTTTAGCGTCCAAAATGGTCAGACCTTTACCTTTGCAGGACCTACACCCTTTAGTATTGGACCAGATGACCAAGGTAACAGTCGCACCCGTGTAATTAAATTCGGACAAGATTTCATCCACCGAGATGAACAAGGCGCTTGGGCATTGCGATCGCAACTCAGTTTTGGTACTGGTTTATTCAATGCTACCATTAACCATGACCCCAAGCCCGATGGTCGCTTTTTTAGCTGGTTATGGCAAATACGACGAGAACAACTCTTGAGTGAAGACCATCGCTTAATCGCCCAAGCCGACTTGCAACTCACACCCCACAGTTTATTACCCGGACAGCAATTTGTCATTGGTGGAGGTCAGTCAGTGCGCGGTTATCGTCAAAACGTCCGCGCTGGTGACAACGGTTTCCGCTTGTCTTTAGAAGACCAGATTACCTTAAGCCGTGAAGAAGGTGGAAGACCAGTGTTACAATTAGCACCATTTTTTGATATGGGAGTCGCCTGGAACGTCAACAATAACCCCAATCGCTTGCAAAGACAGAACTTTTTAGCAGGTACGGGATTAGGAGTTTTGTTAAAACCACTACCAAATATTAATCTGCGCCTAGACTATAGTTTTCCCCTAATTCGTTTAGATGATAAAGGCGATAATCCCCAAGACGGTGGATTTTACTTTTCTCTCGGCTATCGATTGTAATTTGTAATTTGTCATTTGTCATTGGTCATTTGTCATTTGTCATTGGTCATTTGTCATTGGTCATTGGTCATTACTCATTACTCATTACTCCTTACTCATTACTCCTTACTCCTTACTCATAACTCATTACTCATAACTCATAACTCATATCGCGTTTATCGCCCTAGTGACGTACACCCTCCTGGGCACGGCAATGCCGTGCCCCTACACCGCGTGATACAATTTTGTACTTCATCGGAATGGGAAGTGCTATAACTCATAACTCATAACTCATAACTCATAACTCATAACTCATAACTCATAACTCATAACTCATAACTCATATCGCGTTTATCGCCCTAGTGACGTACACCCTCCTGGGCACGGCAATGCCGTGCCCCTACACCGCGTGATACAATTTTGTACTTCATCGGAATGGGAAGTGCTATAACTCATAACTCATAACTCATAACTCATAACTCATAACTCATAACTCATAACTCATAACTCATATCGCGTTTATCGCCCTAGTGACGTACACCCTCCTGGGCACGGCAATGCCGTGCCCCTACACCGCGTGATACAATTTTGTACTTCATCGGAATGGGAAGTGCTATAACTCATAACTCATAACTCATAACTCATAACTCATAACTCATAACTCATAACTCATTACTCATTACTCCTTACTCCTTACTCATTACTCCTTACTCATTACTCATTACTCATCCCCCCAATCCCCATTTGGTATCAAAGCCATTTTTTTAAGTAATTAAACTTGAAAAAAGGAAATATCTAAGTTTTAAAATTTACTTATAGTGGCGTTGATATTACGATGAACGGTCAAGTCTTGAGCGGACGGTATGAAATTGTCCAAGTATTGGGTGGAGGCGCTTTTGGGAAGACCTTTTTGGCGAAAGATATCCTGCGCCCTGGTCATCCAAGCTGTGTAGTTAAGCAACTGACTTACTCAAGTAAAAATCCTCAAGCTTTACAGACTGTCGGGCGCTTATTTAAAACAGAAGCAGAAATATTAGAAAGGTTAGGTCAACACGACCAAATACCCAGACTATTAGCAGAATTTGAGGAAAATCAGGAATTTTACTTGGTTCAACAATTTATTGATGGTTTTCCTTTAAACCAAGAAATTTTACCAGGTCAACCTTGGAGTGAAGACCAAGTTTTTACGTTATTAACAGAAGTTTTAGAAATTTTGGTATTTGTACATAGTCAAGGTGTAATTCATCGCGATATTAAACCTGGTAATTTAATGCGGCGTTCCTCTGACAATAAGCTAGTGCTAATTGACTTTGGCGCTGTAAAAGAAATTGGCAATCAAGCAGGTTCAAATTCGTCAAATATTACTATTGCTAT
The Gloeotrichia echinulata CP02 DNA segment above includes these coding regions:
- a CDS encoding ShlB/FhaC/HecB family hemolysin secretion/activation protein, translated to MRFSLQFAWSLLLVPSALLLVGTSPSYAELVSQSVTSKPENQNNPCQQPFELPQDSPETDNSETLPAPDTKDIPIEDIKIIGSTILTEADWNQYIQPSKTQKLATQKRINEIANAITDLYLKKGYVYSRAIPPDITKIQDGIVEIKVIEGSLKPEDICIEGAQRINLEYVRSRIALGAGKPLSTANLEEQLRLLRADPLFENIEASLRLGTQEGQRILRVRVTEAQPINVALSFDNYSPPSVGSERLGVSAIYRNPTGAGDELAAAYYRTTTNGSNIYDFSYKVPINAMNGTLQLRTAINNNQVTQSPFDTLKIRGESQLSEITYRQPLERSTRKEFALYLGFSVQNGQTFTFAGPTPFSIGPDDQGNSRTRVIKFGQDFIHRDEQGAWALRSQLSFGTGLFNATINHDPKPDGRFFSWLWQIRREQLLSEDHRLIAQADLQLTPHSLLPGQQFVIGGGQSVRGYRQNVRAGDNGFRLSLEDQITLSREEGGRPVLQLAPFFDMGVAWNVNNNPNRLQRQNFLAGTGLGVLLKPLPNINLRLDYSFPLIRLDDKGDNPQDGGFYFSLGYRL